From the genome of Podospora bellae-mahoneyi strain CBS 112042 chromosome 2, whole genome shotgun sequence:
TGTTGGCCCACTTGATCCGCGTGGTCTTCTTCGAAGTGGCAGACCAGGTCGAGTCGAGCGAAGTGTTGGAGCAAGACGAGGACGAGCGAGCAATCTcgaggttgctgctggaagtGCTTCCCGAGGGCGAAGGCACGCCGCTGCTCTCGGGACTGACCGACCTCTCCTGCGCTACCTCGAAAGCCTTCTCTAGGGCTTCGGGGGAGAGCTTCCGGTTGATGACCTTGATACGTGGCATCCGGTTTGGTGTCGTTGAGCGACTGGCAGAGTCGACAGGGGTGGTCGGGCGAAAATTGGTCACCTTGATTttggtgatcttggtggGTGAGGCCGAACGTTTGACAGAGCCAGTTGGAGGGTTGCCACGTGAGTTGACaaccttgatcttggtgatTCGGGAAGGCGTCGCAGAAGCGACAgccggaggagatggtgaacGCGAGCGAGGGTTCACGAGAACAATGACCTTTGGCGGCGAAGGTTCAGTGGGAGTCCCTGACCGGGAGCTTTCCGGGGTCGACCAACCCTCGGGaatcttgatcttgatgaCCCGGATGCTTGTCAAACTCGCCACACTCGGCGACCGCTCCTGAGTTGGCATCTTAAACTCAAGGTCCGCTAGGGCGTCGCTAGAAGAGCCATCGGGATTCTGGCGAGCATGCTCCGCCAACATCTCCTTGTACTGGCGagcgaggttggtgagcgGCGCGGTGTATTGAATGCGGATCTTGTTGGGCTGGAAATGCTCGTCCGAGACGGTGTCCATTCTGCGCTTACGCTTAACACGGAGGCTCGCCGTGGTGGAGGTCGAGGCATCCGTCTCGTCACCGCTGCCGTAGGGGTCCTGGGAGTCGGAAACAACAGTGCAGCTCtcagcaccgccagcctTGCCGGCACTGCGGCCGTCTTCGATCTCTTCCCCGGGAAGCTTGAACGGGCGACCACCGGGCAAAATAACACGCCGACCATGACGGCGGGCTTGTGTCTCTGTGAGCTCAGTGGGGACTTCCAGCTCCGAAGTCGGCTTCTCGGTGATCTCTACATTGTCACCAACTGGATCAGACTCTGGGTTGCTGGCAAGTCTAGTCTCGAGATCAAGATCGACGCGAGCAAGCTGGCCCAGGAACTCAGGAAGCTTCTCCAAAAGGCCGGATTGGCAAAGCATGGCGGCGTCGACTCGCTTGCTGGcttcagcatcaccatcagaCGATCGACAAGAGCGCATCTCAAGAGCTTCGTTGATCAGCTCGTCGGAAGCCAGTAGGGGCTCGGTGAATTCTGGGAACGGCTCAGAGGGGATGGCCTGCCTCTCCCAACGGCGAAACTCGCGAGCATCTCCCGACTCTGGCTCGGGCGTGGCGGTCTGggctggtgtttgttgttCCAGCCGGGTGTGTGCTAAGGTTGCGAGTTAGTCAATAGGTTTCGGCCACAagttggggagagagggtGGTAACGAACCTTGGGTGTTCATGTTGAACAGGTTGGGGTACTGCTTGAGAAGAGCAGTTGGTCTCTTGAAGGCGTAGTTGTAGCCTTTGTAGTATCTATCCGCCCAGTTCTTTGCCTTGGAAGTCAACAATTTGATCTCGTCACGATCGGTTGTGTTGAAGTATTTGAGGGCGACATTGACGCCCTCGCGCAGGTGAACCTGC
Proteins encoded in this window:
- a CDS encoding hypothetical protein (EggNog:ENOG503PHPJ), which produces MRSIPDSHDSHHLHDILLPQFPLGRLARTPPQYFPLASTQPFMREAPIPSHSHPDSWHRVPIGCFHRNQPHLLWNTTQGSEQQQASEHTSPDQNWADRYYKGYNYAFKRPTALLKQYPNLFNMNTQAHTRLEQQTPAQTATPEPESGDAREFRRWERQAIPSEPFPEFTEPLLASDELINEALEMRSCRSSDGDAEASKRVDAAMLCQSGLLEKLPEFLGQLARVDLDLETRLASNPESDPVGDNVEITEKPTSELEVPTELTETQARRHGRRVILPGGRPFKLPGEEIEDGRSAGKAGGAESCTVVSDSQDPYGSGDETDASTSTTASLRVKRKRRMDTVSDEHFQPNKIRIQYTAPLTNLARQYKEMLAEHARQNPDGSSSDALADLEFKMPTQERSPSVASLTSIRVIKIKIPEGWSTPESSRSGTPTEPSPPKVIVLVNPRSRSPSPPAVASATPSRITKIKVVNSRGNPPTGSVKRSASPTKITKIKVTNFRPTTPVDSASRSTTPNRMPRIKVINRKLSPEALEKAFEVAQERSVSPESSGVPSPSGSTSSSNLEIARSSSSCSNTSLDSTWSATSKKTTRIKWANKRSSPAPYQSAPDLPASSSSERSARPMTFKIAKRPRVKSVGEADVRASKLRSSRVFLVDELDMALHDL